A genome region from Anopheles stephensi strain Indian chromosome 2, UCI_ANSTEP_V1.0, whole genome shotgun sequence includes the following:
- the LOC118506338 gene encoding uncharacterized oxidoreductase SAR2567, which produces MEVQTALVLTIQLIALFSIAGALLLYLLCKVRGTRDDANGTQKGSILITCADTALGLQICTFFASKGHRVFAGMKDPVESLPAKLLRGWMKMRENSDTPVSGSVVPMKIDVTREDVLREAAEAMGAHLNAGERGILAVINTAGSVYRGRIDSQDSLQWESMFKNNVMGCLRTARAFIGLLRPTRGRLILLGSGNDDDGLTVFMATRNAVQGCADALRKELKPYGVNVVTLDSRGVPAESLFKAPVPYTISDEEGVPTQYSADVLTSSALGVIERALYDTRPSETYCLSVPNSKFQMRLPCRSSLKISASRADPKPIQSV; this is translated from the exons ATGGAAGTCCAAACGGCTCTGGTACTAACGATTCAGCTGATAGCGTTGTTTTCGATAGCGGGTGCGTTGCTGCTGTATCTGCTGTGTAAGGTGCGCGGAACAAGAGACGATGCCAACGGAACGCAGAAAGGCTCGATACTGATCACCTGTGCGGACACCGCCCTAGGACTGCAG ATCTGCACATTCTTCGCTAGCAAAGGACATCGAGTGTTCGCCGGTATGAAGGACCCGGTCGAATCGCTACCTGCCAAGCTGTTGCGCGGCTGGATGAAGATGCGCGAAAACTCCGACACGCCAGTCAGTGGGTCGGTTGTGCCGATGAAGATTGACGTTACGCGGGAGGACGTGCTGCGCGAGGCGGCTGAAGCGATGGGCGCTCATCTGAATGCGGGCGAACGGGGCATACTGGCCGTAATCAACACGGCCGGATCGGTGTACCGTGGCCGCATCGACTCACAGGACTCGCTGCAGTGGGAAAGCATGTTCAAGAACAACGTCATGGGATGTCTTCGGACGGCGCGTGCCTTTATCGGACTGTTGCGACCCACGCGGGGTCGACTGATTCTGCTCGGGTCTGGCAATGATGACGATGGGTTGACAGTGTTCATGGCCACACGGAACGCTGTGCAGGGATGTGCCGATGCGCTGCGCAAAGAGCTGAAACCGTACGGTGTGAACGTTGTGACACTGGACTCGCGCGGTGTCCCAGCGGAGTCACTGTTCAAGGCACCGGTTCCATACA CCATCTCGGATGAGGAAGGTGTACCGACGCAGTACAGCGCGGATGTGCTCACCAGCTCGGCACTGGGTGTGATCGAGCGTGCCCTGTACGACACACGCCCCAGTGAGACCTACTGTCTTTCGGTGCCAAATAGCAAGTTCCAGATGAGGTTGCCCTGCCGGTCATCGTTGAAGATTTCCGCCAGCCGTGCGGACCCGAAACCCATACAGAGCGTCTGA
- the LOC118506339 gene encoding N-alpha-acetyltransferase 38, NatC auxiliary subunit, whose amino-acid sequence MKESAKENRDHPAAGIGDSSDVSVSEPTKAKYQQALNQAFANMDLQQKDCYDEDSDEEDKAMQKRKMLRSWLNRLFRIKMTDGRILNGYFVCTDADANVVLQGTSEFTEIGGEERILGLVMIPGRYIVSIEERNPPVFW is encoded by the exons atgaagGAGTCTGCAAAG GAGAACCGAGATCACCCAGCAGCAGGGATTGGAGATTCGTCAGATGTTTCCGTTTCCGAACCAACAAAGGCG AAATACCAACAGGCTCTAAATCAAGCATTTGCTAATATGGATCTACAACAAAAGGACTGCTACGATGAGGACAGTGATGAAGAG GACAAAGCAATgcaaaaacggaaaatgcTGAGATCTTGGCTTAATCGATTGTTTCGTATTAAAATGACGGATGGCCGGATACTGAATGGCTATTTCGTGTGTACCGATGCCGATGCGAACGTGGTACTCCAGGGGACGAGCGAATTCACCGAAATCGGAGGCGAAGAACGCATTCTCGGGCTGGTCATGATACCGGGCCGGTACATTGTTTCGATAGAAGAACGCAATCCACCAGTTTTTTGGTAA
- the LOC118506340 gene encoding cytochrome c oxidase assembly factor 6 homolog, with protein sequence MAFPDKDARAKCWTARDEYWACLDKHAPDYQCTSQAPEPKECLQLRKLYQQSCPAQWVKHFDRKRTYDQFKQKMAKGYEPLNETK encoded by the coding sequence ATGGCCTTTCCCGATAAAGACGCTCGCGCAAAATGTTGGACAGCGCGTGACGAATACTGGGCCTGCCTGGACAAGCACGCACCCGACTACCAGTGCACATCGCAAGCGCCCGAACCGAAAGAGTGTCTCCAGTTACGCAAATTGTACCAGCAATCCTGCCCGGCCCAGTGGGTGAAGCATTTCGATCGCAAGCGAACCTACGACCAGTTTAAGCAAAAGATGGCGAAAGGATACGAACCGCTGAACGAAACCAAATAG